GCTTCGATGTCCGCTCCGGCATTGGCTGGAAAATAACTGGTGGTGACTCCGAACCGGTGCAGCAGGGTGGCCGCAAAACGGCGCACCGGGCCGTACACGCTGTTGCAGACCAGCAGATGATCGCCGCTGTTCAGGAAGGCCTGCAGGACGCTGGTGATGGCGAGCAGTCCGGAGGGAAAGGCTTTGGTGAGAAAGCCGCCTTCGAGCTCGGTCATGGCCTGCTCAAAGGCCTGTGAGGTCGGACTGCCGTCGGTGCCGTAAGTGAACCCCTCATACTGACCCTGTCCGGCGGCACGCAATTCGGCGTAGTTTTCGAACAATACCGTGGAGGCCTGGTAGAGCGGCGGATTGATGGAATGATAGCGGGCCAGGGAGTGACTGTCGCCGTTGTAGCCGCTGTTGATGATTTCCGTTGCTGTTTTTTTCATCTGCAAAACCTTTTAGCATCGAGCCGATTGCGGGAAAATATTGAAGCAAGGCTAAACCTTACTAAACCACTGAAAAATATTCAAGAGGTTTGTTCTTTTCTCTGCTGTGGTTTTGCCGTGGGGATTCTTTTCGCCTGCTGTTCCGAATGGCGCTCGTTTAAGCAACTTTGCAGTAAACTCGGGACTGTCCCCAGGGTCATCGGGGGCTGTCCCAAGAGTTTGCGAGCCATGAAACTGTCGCGGTTAGCACCGCAAAGACCTGGGGCAGCCCCCCGGGCGGGGACCGTCCCGGTTTTGCTGCCAGCGACTCTTAAACGAGCGTCATTCCCTGATGTCCCGATATTCTCCTAGTGCCCTGAGCGGTTAGTTCTATAGTCTAATTCTGGCCCTTTTTACTGCTGTCTACGTTCTGCCTTCTCGGCTTGGCAGCAGTAAAAATGACTCAGAATTTATACAAATAACTAACCGCACAGGACACTAGTAAAATCCAGCTTGACCTTTACTGCTAATTATAATATCTGCATGAATGAACTGCAGCCAGCGGGACAGGACCGTTGGCTGAGGTTCGTCAGTGCGGCGTGCAACGCCGCTGGAGGCAAGGCTGCATGGCTTTGGGTGAACAATTTGTTGATCTGTTGAAAGCATTGATTCGCCAGCCGAGCGTGGTCGGTGCCGAGCACTCTTTTTTTCGGGTCCTGCAGCGCGAACTGGAGGAACGGGGCGCCCGGGTATCCTGGTATGAAGGGGTGCTGGTGGCTCAGGGGAGCGAGCCCGATTCGGCCATGTTCTCAGCGCATATCGATCGCCACGGCTTGATCTGCACCGGGCCGAATGAGTTTCAGTATGCAGCCTTTGTCGCCGGCCGCCGCTCTGATCTGCTTGGTAACTCCGTCTCTGAAAAACTGATGCTGAAAATCGTGGATCGCTTTCAAGGTGTTCCGGTGGTGGCCTACGAACCCTGGTCCGGGGCCTACCGTGGCGCTGGGACCATCACCAATGCCCATATCTGTGAATATCGGAACAACCTGATTTTTGAAGTGGCCGGGCTGGAGCATCTGGTGGCCGGGACCCCGGTCGCGTTCAGCGATCGCCTGACCCTGCAGCAGGATATCCTCTCCGCCCAGCTCGATAACGTGCTGACCGCCGCGCACCTGGTGCATCTGTACAGTCTTGGTTTTAACGGCACGACGTTTTTCACCGCCCAGGAAGAATCGGGGAGCAGCTGGCGTTTTCTGCTGGAATGGTTCCGGCGCTTCAACGGTGCCACCAACCGCTTGATCGTGGTTGACACCAGCCCTTACCCGGATCGCTACAGCGCCGATCAGCAGCAGGTGGTGCTGCGCAAAAAAGACGCCAACGCCCAGTTCGATCCGGATACGACAGAACAGCTGGCCCAGTATTGCCGCAGCCTGGGGATTACTTATTCCTACAAGGATGCCTATATCGAGGCGCAGAACCTCCAGGCCGCAGCCAGCGGTCAGCAGGTCATGTCCCTTGGCAGCACCGAACTGGGCCGGATCATCGCGGCCTCCCACGGTTTTGTCCAGGGCACCACTTTACAGATTCCGACCTCGGCTTACCACACCATGCGCGAGTCTTCCGCCATGTCCGCCAACCATGCCTTCAGCCAGCTGTTGTTGCATGCTGCCAAAAATAAGCCAGCACTCGCCAGCTCCTGATTTTTCCTGACCCCTTGGGTTGAAAGTCCGTTACTCTATGCGCACCGTTTTGACCTCTGTCATGCTGCTGATGTGCAGCAATCTGTTCATGACCTTTGCCTGGTATGCCCACCTCAAGGAACTGAACAACAAGCCCTGGCTGTTGGCCGCCCTGGCCAGCTGGGGGATTGCCCTGCTGGAATACCTGCTGCAGGTTCCGGCCAACCGGATCGGCTACACGGTCCTGAATGTCGGCCAGCTGAAGATTCTCCAGGAGGTGATCACCCTGGCCGTGTTCGTGCCGTTTTCGGTGGTGTACCTGAAAGAACCGATCAAACTCGATTACCTGTGGGCCGGGTTGTGCATGCTCGGAGCGGTCTTCTTTATGTTCCGCAGCCGGTTTTTTTAAAGACCCGGAAAAAGGTTTGTCGTCATCCTGATCAGCTGCGGTGTTTTTCTTCCAGCAGGGGAAGGATGAATTTTTCGAAGGTCACCGTCTGCTTTGCGGTAAGCAGGCTGACGTCACCTTCGTTGTCGAGCAGGAAAGTGCCGACGCCGAGCACGGTTTTGGCCAGATAGCCGGTTCCTTCCACGGCTTTTTTGATCCGGTCCGGGCGATGGGTGATAAGCCAGTAGAGCCGGTTGAGGTCGATGTCCATATCATGTTCTCCACAATTGATGGTGGCTGTGCAGCGTTTCAAAAAGAGCTGTCGCAAAGCCTCATAGGGGTGTCGGCGGGACAAAGAGCAAAGCCTTGTTCCCCTGTGCGGGCGTTGCAGGCGGGAGTGTAGCCGGGAGCGCTGCTTACGGCAAGCAACATTTGCCAGGCGGCCGATCAGGATCTTCGCCAGGGGAACAGCCGTTTTTTCCAGCGAGCCCTACGCAGCATCTTCTGCAAGGGGTCGATCTCAGCGTTGACCTCATCCTCACCGCAGGCGATGGCCTGTTTCCAGGTGGTGAAATCCGCCCAGTGCTTGATGCCGTTTTTCGGGGAGAGCAGAAAATCGGCTGTTTTGATCTGTTCGTGATTGAGCACGGTTCGGGCCAGGTAATCGGCTCGGGCGATGACATCGATGGCGTTGCGGGGTGGGTCGAAGTTGCGCAGGTTGTCGCCGACATCCACGGCAATGACGAAGTCCGCCCCGAGCTCGCGGGCGGCCCGGATCGGCACGGTTTCGGCCCAGCCGCCGTCGATGAGCAGCTTGCCGTCGTGCTCAACCGGGTTGAGGACTCCGGGCATGGCGCAAGACGCGGCAATCGCCGGACGCAACGGACCCCGGTCAAGAATCACCGTTTGCCCCTGGATCAGATCGAGGGCAACGGCGGCGAAGGGGAGCCGGGTCTGTTCGATGTTTATATCCTCGACCAGAAATGAGTAGCTTCTGGCGGCCGTTTTGTCGCTGACCAGGGCGGTTTTGGTGATGGACAGGGCGTTGAAGACCCCGCGCCGGGCCAGCCGCCCGATTTCAGCCAGAATCCCCTGGTTATGGGCGTCGAGTTCTTTGAAAAACCTAAACCCCGATTCGGCGAACTCGGCACTGTTCACGTACGCTTCGAAACGGGCTTTGATGGTCTCCACGTCGGGCTGATAGGCGTACATGGCGCCGATAATGGCCCCCATGCTGGTGCCGGTGACAATATCGATGGGGATGCCGTGCCTGTTGAGTCCTTCGAGAACCCCGATGTGCGAAAAGGCTCTTGCCGCGCCCCCTCCGAGGGCCACGCCGACCCGAAACCTTTTGAACATAGTACCCTCCTGTTAAACAGATGATGACTCTATTCTGCCCCCAAACAAACCTTCAGGCAAGCACAGTCCGCAACCGGATCTGTGTCAGCCTTGTTTAACCCGTGCGTTTTTGGTCCAACTTGCGGCGGATGCGGATATTGAGCATTTCCACGCCGACGGAGAAGGCCATGGCAAAATAGATGTAGCCTTTGGGGACATGAACATCGAAACCTTCCACGAACAGCGTGACCCCGACCATAATCAGGAAAGACAAGGCCAGGATCTTGATGGTCGGGTGACTGTCGACAAATTCACCGATGGCAGCGGCGGCAAACAGCATCACGCCCACCGCGATCACGATGGCGATGGCCATCAGCGAGATGTGGTCGGCCAGGCCGATGGCCGTAATCACCGAGTCGAGGGAAAAAACGATATCGAGCAGGGCGATCTGGATCAGGGTGCGTACCACCGTGGCCTTGAAGTTCGGGGCGGCATCATTCTGCCCGGCCCCTTCCATGGTCGCGTGAATTTCGTGGGTTGCTTTGGCAAGCAGAAACAGCCCGCCGCAGATCAGAATCAGGTCGCGGCCGGAGATGGTAAAATGGAACAGGCTGAACCATGGCTCGGTCAGGCGCATGACCAGGGAGATGGAAAACAGCAAGGCC
The Pelobacter seleniigenes DSM 18267 DNA segment above includes these coding regions:
- a CDS encoding peptidase M42, giving the protein MALGEQFVDLLKALIRQPSVVGAEHSFFRVLQRELEERGARVSWYEGVLVAQGSEPDSAMFSAHIDRHGLICTGPNEFQYAAFVAGRRSDLLGNSVSEKLMLKIVDRFQGVPVVAYEPWSGAYRGAGTITNAHICEYRNNLIFEVAGLEHLVAGTPVAFSDRLTLQQDILSAQLDNVLTAAHLVHLYSLGFNGTTFFTAQEESGSSWRFLLEWFRRFNGATNRLIVVDTSPYPDRYSADQQQVVLRKKDANAQFDPDTTEQLAQYCRSLGITYSYKDAYIEAQNLQAAASGQQVMSLGSTELGRIIAASHGFVQGTTLQIPTSAYHTMRESSAMSANHAFSQLLLHAAKNKPALASS
- a CDS encoding DMT family protein, producing MRTVLTSVMLLMCSNLFMTFAWYAHLKELNNKPWLLAALASWGIALLEYLLQVPANRIGYTVLNVGQLKILQEVITLAVFVPFSVVYLKEPIKLDYLWAGLCMLGAVFFMFRSRFF
- a CDS encoding patatin-like phospholipase family protein, which produces MFKRFRVGVALGGGAARAFSHIGVLEGLNRHGIPIDIVTGTSMGAIIGAMYAYQPDVETIKARFEAYVNSAEFAESGFRFFKELDAHNQGILAEIGRLARRGVFNALSITKTALVSDKTAARSYSFLVEDINIEQTRLPFAAVALDLIQGQTVILDRGPLRPAIAASCAMPGVLNPVEHDGKLLIDGGWAETVPIRAARELGADFVIAVDVGDNLRNFDPPRNAIDVIARADYLARTVLNHEQIKTADFLLSPKNGIKHWADFTTWKQAIACGEDEVNAEIDPLQKMLRRARWKKRLFPWRRS
- a CDS encoding TerC family protein, producing MFEWLLSPTAWIALATLTALEIVLGIDNIIFISILVGRLPAAERAFARRAGLGLAMLTRLALLFSISLVMRLTEPWFSLFHFTISGRDLILICGGLFLLAKATHEIHATMEGAGQNDAAPNFKATVVRTLIQIALLDIVFSLDSVITAIGLADHISLMAIAIVIAVGVMLFAAAAIGEFVDSHPTIKILALSFLIMVGVTLFVEGFDVHVPKGYIYFAMAFSVGVEMLNIRIRRKLDQKRTG